A DNA window from Luteolibacter luteus contains the following coding sequences:
- a CDS encoding tyrosinase family protein, translating into MPAITTTPVANPTWYSDIRHMFVQEDIDHMREQGLDLSIYEVVRDNASIIYGQVASKNMPPGRPWADDWVQTFLNWMVNDCPKGTNAPSEKFAPATTLTASVPSRIRKNIEDLTADELTLLKKAFEGIITKDPDDPQSFFRLAGIHWLPGTGTPPRFFCQHHAPGYNPWHRPYLLVFENALRSIPGCESVTLPYWDITKPFPEVLKQPPFDKYTLPRDIGQGFNKGYVTERYSYEDIAASLQNYDVNGDIARALGKTDWEDFHGLFGGAPNNAIISAHDSGHVSIGTTMGDQNVAAFDPVFFFFHCNWDRLFWKWQKAMQATDLNGLLSTIDKTGDPLSYQIFTLPILQKLDPFSTSPLNFTTVSIIDSVASLDVDYEEPVAPQALSFQPKTVRASLASRKFEVQPNLVNVRVKGLNRLKIPGSFSVHLQKDGKTIASTAFFQPNEADKCENCVNNAIVHFDFELPLEEVTGGKLSVQVEPLNKNVVGDRFPNKLMGNPTVEARLLLSNE; encoded by the coding sequence ATGCCAGCCATTACCACTACTCCGGTCGCGAATCCCACCTGGTATTCCGATATCCGCCACATGTTTGTCCAAGAGGACATCGATCACATGCGCGAGCAGGGCCTGGACCTCTCGATCTACGAAGTGGTCCGGGACAACGCGAGCATCATCTACGGCCAGGTGGCCAGCAAAAACATGCCTCCGGGCCGCCCTTGGGCGGACGATTGGGTCCAGACCTTCCTCAACTGGATGGTGAACGATTGCCCGAAGGGAACCAATGCTCCTTCGGAAAAGTTCGCCCCCGCCACAACTCTCACCGCGTCCGTCCCGTCGCGCATCCGCAAGAACATCGAAGATCTGACAGCCGATGAACTCACCTTGCTGAAGAAGGCCTTCGAGGGCATCATCACCAAGGATCCCGATGATCCGCAAAGCTTCTTCAGGCTCGCGGGGATCCACTGGCTCCCTGGCACTGGCACACCGCCGCGCTTCTTCTGCCAGCACCACGCACCCGGCTACAATCCCTGGCATCGCCCCTATCTCCTGGTCTTTGAGAACGCGCTCCGTTCCATCCCGGGATGCGAGTCCGTCACTCTGCCCTATTGGGACATCACGAAGCCCTTCCCGGAGGTGCTAAAGCAGCCGCCCTTTGACAAATACACGCTTCCCCGCGACATTGGACAGGGCTTCAACAAGGGCTATGTCACCGAACGCTATAGCTATGAGGACATCGCGGCTTCTCTCCAGAACTATGATGTGAATGGCGACATCGCTCGCGCCCTCGGCAAGACCGACTGGGAGGACTTCCACGGACTCTTCGGAGGAGCACCGAACAATGCCATCATTTCCGCCCACGACAGCGGACACGTGTCGATCGGGACCACCATGGGTGACCAGAACGTGGCCGCATTCGATCCCGTGTTCTTCTTCTTCCACTGCAATTGGGACCGCCTCTTCTGGAAGTGGCAGAAGGCCATGCAAGCAACCGATCTCAACGGCCTGCTAAGCACGATCGACAAGACCGGGGATCCTCTCAGCTACCAGATCTTCACGTTGCCGATCCTGCAGAAGCTGGATCCGTTCTCGACCTCTCCGCTGAATTTCACTACCGTGTCGATCATCGATTCGGTGGCGTCCCTGGACGTCGACTACGAGGAACCCGTAGCACCCCAAGCCTTGAGCTTCCAGCCAAAGACCGTGAGGGCCAGCCTCGCTTCCCGGAAATTCGAAGTTCAGCCGAACCTCGTCAACGTGCGGGTGAAAGGGCTGAACCGCTTGAAAATCCCGGGCAGCTTTTCCGTCCATCTCCAGAAGGACGGAAAGACCATCGCTTCCACTGCCTTCTTCCAGCCGAACGAAGCGGACAAATGTGAGAACTGCGTAAACAACGCGATCGTTCACTTCGACTTCGAACTGCCGCTGGAAGAAGTCACCGGCGGGAAGCTCAGCGTCCAGGTCGAACCTCTCAACAAGAATGTCGTCGGCGACCGCTTCCCGAACAAGCTGATGGGCAATCCGACCGTGGAGGCCCGCCTCTTGCTGAGCAACGAGTGA
- a CDS encoding L,D-transpeptidase, with protein sequence MRTRILKPFALASLLALSSCSVQSGTDLTKSQTATQTSAMAQPSFHTKGSPTGKPTGPLKPGEYWWNPQMSPAGPVVVLVSLPLQTISVYRNGILIGRSSVSTGSKGHETPSGVFTILEKKQTHYSSTYDDAPMPNMQRLTWQGIAMHSGNLPGYAASHGCIRMPYDFSTLLYSITARGATVVIGNSKNQPHFAANPGLMLAPKDFNSGMLKPLAKGEYDWNPKRSTKGPITIMVSSADQSIYVYRNGQPIGRASVQVKGRLGDHVFTLLDGVSGGSSPFAPGRAARRWMSVSGGSGSPHELASKVSFSPEFAQKVDDLLSPGATIVVTDRPATRSANELNILTN encoded by the coding sequence ATGAGAACTCGAATTCTGAAGCCCTTCGCGCTGGCCTCACTGCTAGCCCTCTCCTCGTGCTCGGTGCAAAGCGGAACGGATCTCACGAAGAGCCAGACGGCCACCCAGACCAGCGCGATGGCGCAGCCGTCCTTCCATACCAAGGGCTCGCCCACGGGCAAGCCGACCGGTCCGCTCAAGCCGGGCGAGTACTGGTGGAATCCGCAGATGTCTCCCGCGGGGCCGGTGGTGGTTCTCGTGAGCCTGCCGCTGCAAACGATCAGCGTTTACCGGAATGGCATCTTGATCGGTCGCTCCTCAGTCAGCACCGGATCGAAGGGCCACGAGACGCCCTCCGGTGTTTTCACGATTCTGGAGAAAAAGCAGACCCATTACTCCAGCACCTACGACGACGCGCCGATGCCAAACATGCAGCGCCTGACTTGGCAGGGCATCGCGATGCACTCCGGCAATCTCCCGGGCTATGCTGCCAGCCATGGCTGCATCCGCATGCCCTATGATTTCTCCACGCTGCTTTACTCGATCACCGCACGGGGAGCCACGGTGGTGATCGGCAATAGCAAGAATCAACCGCACTTCGCGGCGAATCCCGGCCTGATGCTTGCGCCGAAGGACTTCAACTCCGGGATGCTCAAGCCGCTGGCCAAGGGTGAATACGACTGGAATCCCAAACGCAGCACCAAGGGTCCGATCACCATCATGGTCAGCTCCGCGGATCAATCGATCTATGTTTATCGTAACGGCCAGCCCATCGGCCGGGCTTCGGTGCAAGTGAAGGGCCGTCTGGGAGACCATGTTTTCACCTTGCTCGACGGCGTGAGCGGTGGCAGCAGCCCCTTTGCCCCGGGCAGGGCTGCCCGGAGATGGATGAGTGTCAGTGGCGGCAGCGGCTCGCCCCATGAGCTCGCGTCCAAGGTGAGCTTCTCTCCCGAGTTCGCGCAGAAGGTGGATGACTTGCTCTCTCCCGGCGCGACCATCGTCGTCACGGACAGGCCAGCCACACGCTCGGCGAATGAGCTGAATATCCTCACCAATTGA
- a CDS encoding DUF3592 domain-containing protein, with translation MESYQLALLCVIVLLVTAKTAFWFQSHEDRKRLEQQAWPVVEGLILEARITESDSSSMSSFSTTISAAGLVSYPHPTGEATAAFYLQSSSLPARNWSENFNPGSRPALRYNPENPKELSFIDFLGTP, from the coding sequence TTGGAGTCTTATCAACTGGCACTGCTTTGTGTGATTGTTTTGCTCGTCACCGCGAAAACAGCCTTCTGGTTCCAATCTCACGAAGACCGGAAACGCCTCGAACAGCAAGCGTGGCCAGTAGTCGAAGGCCTCATCTTAGAAGCGAGAATCACGGAGAGCGATAGCTCCTCGATGAGCAGCTTCTCCACCACAATTTCTGCCGCGGGCCTCGTAAGTTACCCCCATCCGACCGGAGAGGCCACCGCGGCATTCTATCTGCAATCCTCCTCTCTGCCGGCCAGGAATTGGTCGGAAAATTTCAACCCCGGCTCCCGCCCTGCTCTTCGCTACAATCCCGAGAACCCCAAGGAACTGTCCTTCATCGACTTCCTCGGCACCCCTTGA
- a CDS encoding LacI family DNA-binding transcriptional regulator has product MNKRIRLKDVAEKAGVAVNTASTILNRRPNSWASKDTEARVFQAAKELGYRPSKTARALRSGRYHTIGLLIQDLTNPFFSTLADELESAVEERGYDLLVENCRSSLVREKHLFADLDDLEVDGSVLWLSDNEVFRKELAEMAEGRHPVVVLGNGIPEKAYPVDAVFSDFTQGLSDAVDALCSLGHKRFAFVSALAEGQADGNRPRLFQEMLAARGVPAANIDVLRTGHTVESACETFAAFLRQRPDERPTALLAMNDLSAIGAMRAAIEAGLSIPADLSVVGVDDVPLSSYLPITLSSIRQRYKKITRAAANLLISRIEAAEGLSLPPRQEVFATVYTPRESVGPTKG; this is encoded by the coding sequence ATGAACAAGCGCATCCGTCTGAAGGACGTGGCCGAGAAAGCCGGAGTGGCCGTGAACACGGCCTCCACGATCCTCAATCGCCGCCCGAATTCGTGGGCGTCGAAGGACACGGAAGCACGCGTGTTCCAAGCCGCGAAGGAGCTCGGCTATCGCCCTTCCAAGACCGCCCGGGCCCTGCGATCCGGTCGCTATCACACCATCGGCTTGCTCATCCAAGACCTGACAAACCCGTTCTTCTCAACTCTCGCCGACGAACTGGAATCCGCAGTCGAGGAACGTGGCTACGACCTGCTGGTGGAAAACTGCCGATCCTCCCTCGTCCGGGAAAAACACCTATTTGCCGATCTCGATGACCTTGAGGTCGATGGCAGCGTGCTTTGGCTTTCCGACAACGAGGTCTTCCGCAAGGAACTGGCCGAGATGGCCGAGGGCCGCCACCCTGTCGTGGTCTTAGGGAATGGCATTCCCGAGAAGGCCTACCCGGTTGATGCCGTGTTTTCCGATTTCACCCAAGGCCTTAGCGATGCCGTCGATGCCCTCTGTAGCCTCGGGCACAAGCGCTTCGCCTTTGTCAGTGCGCTCGCCGAGGGGCAGGCCGATGGCAATCGCCCCCGCCTCTTCCAGGAAATGCTGGCCGCCCGCGGTGTGCCTGCCGCGAACATCGATGTCCTTCGCACCGGTCATACCGTGGAAAGCGCCTGCGAGACTTTCGCAGCCTTTCTCCGCCAACGTCCGGACGAACGGCCTACCGCCCTGCTGGCGATGAATGATCTTTCGGCAATCGGAGCGATGCGCGCGGCCATCGAGGCTGGCCTGAGCATCCCGGCCGATCTGTCCGTGGTGGGAGTGGACGATGTGCCGCTCTCTTCCTACCTGCCGATCACGCTCAGTTCGATCCGGCAGCGTTACAAGAAGATCACCCGCGCCGCGGCGAACCTTCTCATCTCCCGGATCGAAGCCGCGGAGGGACTTTCCCTGCCACCCCGGCAGGAGGTATTCGCCACCGTCTACACCCCCCGCGAAAGCGTCGGCCCTACCAAAGGGTAA
- a CDS encoding SLC13 family permease yields MNPQLLLVLGLLGLCVALFIANRPRMDVVALLPILILPVCGIISLPEALAGFSDPNVVLIGLLFIVGDGLVRTGIANKLGEFLLHQSAGSEAKLVVLLMLAVSGLGSIMSSTGVVAIFIPVALFVAEARKVAPGRLMMPLSFAGLISGMLTLVGTAPNLVADSALQHAGFQGFRFFSFTPFGIAILTCGVLYMLVARRWLNRENSGSPPRAPRRRLIDFVRDYNLAAHEHRIRVLRDSPLIGQTLKEIDVRGRGNANVVAIERITGNRRELIEPRADSRIFAGDVLLIDYFDDADPTEALGAFKLEALPLRGNYFTDQSGELGMAEVLVPPDSELVGKSVITCEFRSKYRLNVIGLRRDRKAITSGHLDEKLRAGDTLLVIGNWRNIRELQKRKQDFLVLTLPAEFDQIAPESRRAPYAIACLAVMMLLMITGWVPNAIAALIACLLMGITRCLNLDRAYRAIPWPSLILIVGMMPFSTALQKTGGVDLAVNGLLHLFGDAEPRLLLAALFILTAVTGLFISNTATAVLMAPIALNSAAAIGASPYPFVMTVALAASAAFMTPVSSPVNTLVMVPGGYRFGDFIRIGVPFTIVVLLITVLLVPWLLPS; encoded by the coding sequence ATGAATCCGCAACTGTTGCTCGTATTAGGACTGCTAGGCCTCTGTGTGGCGCTATTCATCGCCAACAGGCCGCGGATGGATGTGGTGGCGCTCCTGCCGATCCTGATCCTGCCCGTTTGCGGGATCATCTCCTTGCCCGAAGCCTTGGCCGGCTTCAGCGATCCGAATGTTGTGTTGATCGGGCTGCTCTTCATCGTGGGCGATGGACTCGTCCGGACCGGCATTGCCAATAAACTCGGTGAGTTCTTGCTTCACCAGTCTGCGGGAAGTGAAGCCAAGCTGGTGGTATTGCTCATGCTCGCTGTCTCCGGCCTGGGATCGATAATGAGTTCAACGGGAGTCGTCGCCATCTTCATTCCTGTGGCTCTCTTCGTTGCGGAAGCCCGGAAGGTCGCACCCGGTCGCCTGATGATGCCGCTCAGCTTCGCCGGGCTCATCAGCGGCATGCTCACGCTGGTGGGCACGGCTCCAAATCTCGTGGCGGATAGCGCTCTTCAGCACGCCGGCTTCCAAGGGTTCCGATTCTTCAGCTTCACGCCCTTCGGGATCGCAATCCTTACTTGTGGTGTCCTCTACATGCTGGTCGCGCGGCGTTGGCTGAATCGGGAGAACTCAGGATCACCGCCGCGAGCCCCGCGACGCCGCCTCATTGATTTCGTCCGCGACTACAATCTCGCCGCCCATGAGCACCGCATCCGAGTATTGAGAGACTCTCCCTTGATCGGCCAAACCTTGAAGGAGATCGATGTCCGGGGTCGCGGCAATGCCAACGTCGTCGCCATCGAACGGATCACGGGCAATCGCCGTGAACTGATCGAGCCACGCGCAGACTCCCGGATCTTCGCGGGGGATGTCCTGCTCATCGATTACTTCGACGACGCCGACCCCACCGAGGCCCTCGGCGCCTTCAAGCTCGAAGCCCTGCCCCTGCGCGGCAATTACTTCACCGACCAATCCGGCGAGCTTGGCATGGCGGAAGTCCTCGTCCCGCCCGACTCGGAACTGGTGGGCAAGAGCGTGATCACCTGCGAGTTCCGCAGCAAATACCGCCTCAATGTCATCGGTCTCCGCCGCGACCGCAAAGCGATCACCAGCGGCCATCTCGATGAAAAGCTCCGCGCCGGCGATACTCTTCTGGTCATCGGCAACTGGCGGAACATCCGCGAGCTCCAGAAACGAAAGCAGGACTTCCTGGTGCTCACCCTTCCCGCGGAGTTCGATCAGATTGCCCCGGAGAGCCGTCGCGCGCCCTATGCCATCGCCTGCCTGGCAGTCATGATGCTGCTGATGATCACCGGCTGGGTGCCAAATGCGATCGCCGCCCTGATCGCCTGCCTTCTCATGGGAATCACCCGCTGTCTGAATCTGGACAGGGCCTATCGCGCGATTCCTTGGCCCAGCCTGATCCTCATCGTCGGCATGATGCCTTTCTCCACCGCGTTGCAGAAAACCGGAGGTGTCGACCTCGCTGTAAATGGATTGCTCCATCTCTTTGGAGACGCCGAGCCGCGCTTGCTGTTGGCCGCTCTCTTTATCCTCACCGCAGTGACCGGGCTCTTCATCTCGAATACCGCAACGGCCGTGCTCATGGCGCCCATCGCGCTGAACTCCGCGGCAGCTATCGGCGCCTCCCCCTACCCTTTCGTCATGACCGTGGCGCTCGCTGCCTCAGCCGCCTTCATGACTCCGGTGTCCTCTCCGGTGAATACGCTGGTCATGGTCCCCGGTGGCTATCGCTTCGGCGACTTCATACGCATCGGCGTGCCGTTCACCATCGTCGTGCTCCTCATCACTGTCCTGCTGGTCCCTTGGCTACTGCCTTCTTAA
- a CDS encoding AGE family epimerase/isomerase, whose protein sequence is MDLASFYHDQLFRDCLPFWFPRAVDEEHGGFLHCFDRNGSLVDSDKSVWAQGRMSWMLLTLYLENDRKPEWLEWAEGGLRFLEGKCVDASDGRMYFHVARDGTPIRKRRYAFSESFAAIAHAAHARATGSCESAGKARHWFERFTDWNFTPGRIPPKFTGARPMEGLGPRMIALVTAQELRKHLGEDAILTGWIDRCLDEIRRLFVKPELKVVMESVAPDGSIVDHFDGRLLNPGHAIEAAWFILDEAAYRNDAALVGLGCEMLDWMWARGWDQEFGGLFYFRDLYGKPVQEYWQDMKFWWPHDEGLIATLMAHRMTGEPRYLAMHEKLREWSFARFGDPEDGEWFGYLRRDGIPTSSLKGSLWKSFFHHPRALWRCHQLAPE, encoded by the coding sequence ATGGATCTCGCGAGTTTCTATCATGACCAGCTCTTCCGTGATTGCCTCCCTTTCTGGTTTCCGCGGGCGGTGGATGAAGAGCATGGAGGCTTCCTGCATTGCTTCGATCGGAATGGATCGCTGGTGGACAGCGATAAATCAGTATGGGCTCAGGGCCGGATGAGCTGGATGCTCCTGACGCTTTACCTCGAGAATGATCGAAAGCCAGAGTGGCTGGAATGGGCAGAAGGAGGCTTGCGATTTCTGGAAGGGAAGTGCGTCGATGCCTCGGATGGGCGGATGTATTTCCATGTGGCGCGGGATGGAACGCCGATCCGCAAGAGGCGCTATGCTTTCAGCGAGAGCTTCGCAGCGATCGCCCATGCGGCTCATGCGCGGGCTACAGGAAGCTGCGAATCTGCCGGCAAGGCTCGGCATTGGTTCGAGCGGTTCACCGATTGGAACTTCACGCCGGGGAGAATCCCTCCGAAGTTCACGGGAGCACGTCCGATGGAAGGTTTGGGACCGAGGATGATTGCATTGGTGACAGCACAGGAACTCCGGAAGCACCTGGGGGAGGACGCGATCCTGACTGGCTGGATCGACCGGTGCTTGGATGAAATCCGGAGGCTGTTCGTGAAGCCGGAGTTGAAAGTGGTGATGGAGTCCGTCGCACCGGATGGAAGCATCGTGGATCATTTCGATGGCCGTTTGCTGAATCCGGGTCACGCGATCGAGGCTGCATGGTTTATTCTCGACGAGGCCGCGTACCGGAACGATGCGGCATTGGTGGGGCTAGGTTGCGAGATGCTGGACTGGATGTGGGCACGTGGTTGGGACCAGGAGTTCGGCGGCCTGTTCTATTTTCGCGATCTCTACGGAAAGCCGGTGCAGGAATACTGGCAGGATATGAAGTTCTGGTGGCCTCATGATGAAGGGCTGATCGCGACTTTGATGGCGCACCGGATGACGGGAGAGCCACGCTATCTCGCGATGCATGAAAAGCTGCGGGAATGGTCCTTTGCCCGCTTTGGCGACCCCGAGGATGGGGAGTGGTTCGGCTATCTGAGGAGGGATGGGATCCCGACGAGCAGCCTGAAGGGATCGCTATGGAAATCCTTCTTCCATCATCCTCGGGCCTTGTGGCGTTGCCATCAATTGGCGCCGGAATGA
- a CDS encoding dihydrodipicolinate synthase family protein: MTLRPALQELVAATHSPFHEDGSLAPEVVPLQAAFLAANGIRTVFITGSTGESHSLSCAEKLSLYQAWVPAAKASGLRVIAHVGGNCLEDAKVLARAAGTHGFAAISALSPSYYKPASLAALIDCCAAIAAEAPGTPFFYYDIPALTGVSFPMERFLLDAPARIPTLAGIKFTNPDLVSYRRTLDVAGDRFDIPWGVDEMLLAALATGARGGVGSTYNWAPGLYHALIAAFEGGNLEEARRLQDISIAMIDAMASIGFLGAAKALMLRLGVPVGPVRLPFGNPDARQVDALIRRLDELGFQEWGAKAG, from the coding sequence ATGACCTTGAGACCCGCCCTCCAGGAATTGGTCGCTGCGACCCATTCGCCCTTTCACGAAGATGGATCGCTCGCGCCCGAGGTGGTGCCGTTGCAGGCTGCGTTCCTCGCTGCAAATGGAATCCGCACGGTATTCATCACGGGTTCGACGGGGGAGTCTCATTCCCTGAGCTGTGCCGAGAAGCTGTCGCTCTACCAGGCATGGGTGCCCGCCGCGAAGGCGTCCGGCCTGCGGGTGATCGCGCACGTGGGTGGCAATTGCCTGGAGGACGCCAAGGTCCTGGCACGGGCGGCGGGAACGCATGGCTTTGCTGCTATCAGCGCGCTGTCGCCGTCCTACTACAAGCCCGCAAGCTTGGCGGCCTTGATCGATTGCTGTGCGGCCATTGCGGCAGAAGCGCCCGGCACGCCCTTCTTCTACTACGACATCCCGGCACTCACCGGAGTGTCTTTTCCGATGGAAAGGTTCCTGCTCGATGCGCCCGCCCGCATTCCGACGCTGGCAGGGATCAAATTCACGAATCCGGATCTGGTTTCATATCGACGAACGCTGGATGTAGCAGGGGATCGCTTCGATATTCCCTGGGGCGTGGATGAGATGCTGCTCGCGGCGCTAGCGACAGGCGCGCGCGGCGGGGTAGGCTCGACCTACAACTGGGCTCCCGGGCTTTATCATGCCCTGATCGCTGCCTTTGAAGGAGGAAACTTGGAGGAAGCCCGCAGGCTTCAGGATATCTCCATCGCGATGATCGACGCGATGGCCTCCATAGGTTTCCTCGGGGCTGCGAAGGCGCTGATGTTACGTCTTGGCGTGCCGGTGGGACCGGTCCGTCTGCCCTTTGGAAACCCGGATGCAAGGCAGGTGGATGCCTTAATCCGTCGTTTGGACGAACTGGGCTTCCAAGAGTGGGGCGCTAAGGCGGGGTGA
- a CDS encoding MFS transporter — translation MNPVESSASRTAWLIVALLVPVALLNYLDRQMLATMKSSVMAEIPGIGLEANWGKILAWFKWTYAVLSPIGGYLADRFSRRHVIAGSLFAWSLITWLTGHVTTYEQLLATRAIMGISEAFYIPAALALIADHHRGETRSKAVGLHQMGIYCGVILGGFSGYAAESPDHGWRWAFDVCGLVGLAYAVPLFFLLKESPQVGLKMMDGRLSPGRALRELLANPSFLLLVAYFTLPALAGWVVRDWMPAILKTEFNIGQGKAGVSAALYWQLAAIVGAILGGFLADRWMRRSPRGRIYVSAIGMSLIVPAMFGVGYAPQSGQLAVAIGFLMLFGIGWGFFDCNNMPILCQVARPELRATGYGLMNFVSISCGGFADYGFGVMRDHGVPLFTSFSIFASAAVISVVLVLMIRPRDTEAGSMPISP, via the coding sequence ATGAATCCGGTCGAATCATCTGCAAGCCGCACCGCATGGTTGATCGTGGCCCTGCTGGTGCCGGTGGCACTGTTGAATTACTTGGACCGCCAGATGCTGGCCACGATGAAGAGCTCCGTCATGGCGGAGATCCCCGGCATCGGTCTGGAGGCGAATTGGGGAAAGATCCTCGCGTGGTTCAAGTGGACCTATGCGGTCCTGAGTCCGATCGGTGGCTATCTGGCGGACCGTTTTAGTCGGCGCCATGTGATCGCAGGCAGTCTCTTCGCATGGTCGTTGATCACTTGGCTCACAGGACATGTGACCACCTATGAACAGTTGCTGGCGACACGGGCGATCATGGGGATCAGCGAGGCCTTCTACATTCCTGCGGCACTTGCGCTGATTGCGGATCATCATCGCGGCGAGACGCGTTCGAAGGCGGTGGGCTTGCATCAGATGGGGATCTACTGCGGCGTGATCCTTGGCGGCTTCAGTGGTTACGCGGCGGAGTCGCCGGATCATGGCTGGCGCTGGGCCTTTGATGTCTGCGGTCTGGTTGGATTGGCGTATGCGGTTCCTCTGTTCTTCCTGCTCAAGGAGTCGCCGCAGGTGGGGCTGAAGATGATGGACGGGAGGCTATCGCCTGGAAGGGCCTTGCGGGAACTCTTGGCGAATCCCTCGTTCCTGTTGCTGGTCGCCTATTTCACGCTGCCCGCGCTGGCAGGATGGGTGGTGCGGGACTGGATGCCCGCGATCTTGAAAACGGAGTTCAACATTGGCCAAGGGAAAGCGGGTGTTTCAGCGGCTCTCTACTGGCAATTGGCCGCGATCGTGGGAGCGATCCTTGGCGGTTTCCTGGCGGACCGGTGGATGCGGAGGAGTCCCCGCGGAAGGATCTACGTCAGTGCCATCGGCATGAGCTTGATCGTTCCCGCGATGTTCGGGGTCGGCTATGCGCCGCAGAGCGGCCAACTCGCGGTGGCAATCGGCTTCCTCATGCTCTTCGGGATCGGCTGGGGATTCTTCGATTGCAACAACATGCCGATCCTCTGTCAGGTCGCTCGGCCTGAACTGCGCGCCACCGGCTACGGGCTCATGAACTTTGTGAGCATCAGTTGCGGGGGCTTCGCGGATTATGGATTCGGCGTGATGCGGGACCACGGTGTGCCGCTCTTCACCAGCTTTAGCATCTTCGCCAGCGCCGCCGTGATCTCGGTGGTGCTCGTTCTTATGATCCGGCCGCGCGACACCGAGGCGGGGTCGATGCCTATTTCCCCTTAA
- a CDS encoding galactose oxidase — MPNPLVGSIVTALFAVTPLHADAVKLTRLPPVPDAIGFAGAFAGVHGTWLMAGGGANFPDGVMPWNGGKKVWHDRLFALDLAQPDAKWEQIGRLPTPNGYGVSLTVPEGVLLVGGGDASRNFKEVSLLTLREGKPSFEDYPALPASRAQMAGALVGREVHLYGGIESPDATRAEGTHWMLDLDALGKGWQELKPLPAEGRILATACGIGDRFFVAGGCSLEPDEAGKPKRTYLKEAWQYRDGTWSRLCDLPRAAVAAASPAPVEDGAFFVVSGDDGTQANLGSPADHCGFTSGILRYDVAEAQWSQSGALQVPPTVTLPTAPWKGGYIFFNGEVKPGVRTPEVFLFNPEVGR; from the coding sequence GTGCCAAACCCTCTTGTCGGCTCCATCGTCACCGCGCTGTTTGCGGTGACACCGCTCCATGCGGATGCCGTGAAGCTTACGCGCCTCCCTCCCGTGCCGGATGCGATCGGCTTTGCCGGTGCATTTGCCGGGGTGCATGGCACGTGGTTGATGGCAGGGGGCGGAGCCAATTTTCCGGATGGCGTGATGCCGTGGAATGGTGGCAAGAAGGTATGGCATGATCGCTTGTTCGCGCTCGATCTTGCTCAACCCGATGCAAAGTGGGAGCAGATCGGCCGGCTTCCAACGCCGAATGGCTACGGTGTATCGCTGACCGTTCCGGAGGGAGTGCTCTTGGTTGGGGGAGGGGACGCCTCTCGGAATTTCAAGGAGGTGAGCTTGCTCACGCTGCGCGAAGGGAAGCCTTCATTTGAAGATTATCCCGCTCTGCCCGCTTCTAGGGCGCAGATGGCGGGGGCACTGGTCGGCCGGGAGGTTCATCTTTACGGTGGGATCGAATCTCCGGATGCCACGCGGGCAGAGGGAACTCACTGGATGCTCGATCTCGATGCGCTGGGCAAGGGATGGCAAGAGCTCAAGCCACTTCCCGCCGAAGGTCGCATCCTGGCAACGGCTTGCGGGATCGGGGATCGCTTCTTTGTCGCGGGAGGCTGTTCACTGGAACCTGACGAAGCGGGGAAACCCAAGCGAACCTATCTGAAGGAAGCGTGGCAATACCGCGACGGCACTTGGAGTCGTCTTTGCGATTTGCCTCGGGCCGCCGTGGCTGCGGCATCTCCTGCTCCTGTGGAGGATGGGGCCTTCTTTGTCGTATCCGGTGATGACGGGACGCAAGCCAATCTGGGCAGCCCTGCCGATCACTGCGGCTTCACGTCCGGGATTCTCCGTTATGACGTGGCGGAGGCCCAATGGAGCCAGTCCGGGGCCTTGCAGGTTCCTCCGACGGTGACACTGCCGACCGCCCCTTGGAAGGGGGGCTACATTTTCTTCAACGGTGAGGTGAAGCCGGGCGTGCGCACTCCGGAGGTGTTCCTTTTCAATCCTGAGGTCGGGCGATGA